The DNA sequence ATCTTTTAACATAATCAAATTGGCTGATAATTTTGATATTGAGATATCCTGATACCTAATAGACTGAATAATATTATGATAGGTTtgaaatgtgaacaaaaatcaCATGTATCATACATGAGGATGGATATTAACAATAAATGAATAGAATCAAATACAAAgaataaatcgatggtgaaatcaAGCCATGTATCTTGgcttgcgacattgcagacttccggccatattatttttatttaatgaaaaaataggtactcaacgtcaattcttgaaaacttgcgtgattttctttctttttgtgaaggaaattctgaaaaaactacAAGTAATGATGTTGATCTGTTCTCATTTTAAAGACATTAAAAAGGATTTGAGAAATAGATTTCAAAACACCAAAAACAAGATacttggtttgggagtttcaccgtcgaaatgtgaaTGATAGAAATCATCATAGAGAGGGGGAATAATACTATGACACACGCCACATAACATAATAGGCACATATCTCCAGCAATaatgacaatttaattttttgaacaaaaatgaaTAGAAGATGCATCTTCATCATTTCAAGTCAACGATGGCATTAAAACTATTGATTTTTCGTCTCACCAGCTTTACTTGCTGAGTTTCAGCATATGCTGATGCTCAGAAATCTATAATAGTGGAAgttggatttttaaaatttttcctcaataTTCAATAATATTTCCTTGGACATGTTGCTCAAATGGAATAATAGGAGAATTTTCTCATAGGATATTTGTAACGTCAAGTGTTAACTCTCTGCAAAATGTAGGTACCTGGAGCTCCAGCAAATTTTGCCAATGttcactccttttttttttttattcaggatgttttgaaagaaaaaaatgcgtaTATCGAGCAGTTATTGAAGGAGCAAGAGTTGGCACGATCTCAATTTACGAAAGCAGCAACCCAAGTTGGAGACACAGAACTCAAACTAAATACTCTACAGATTGAATTTGATCAAGTTAGTATTCTTTATTACATCATTTGGATCAAGTAACTTGGGAAGAGACCaatcctcatttttcaaaaaacttagttaagctttttgaaatcaaactACCTACGTCAAAATTTTATTGTATCAAAAGATGAAAAGTGTAAACTCATATTTGAAGTTATTGGGGTGAATCTAAGTGATTCATTCATAAAAGAAGACTTACCATCAATAATGGACTAAGTGCCAAAGAATCGAAGATTGAGTTAGAAGTTACATTTACTCTTAGCGCTCTGACCCCCTAAAGTTTTTTTGTGTCATTCATTCAACCGTTCTTCTGagttgatttccatgatttttgcagtTATCAACAAGTGGTAGCCCCTAGACAAGCTAGCTCCATCAAGATTCTGGGAACATTACCCaggtttttcatattttgtgttaaaattgTGAATTATGCCTTTCAAAGGATGAAtgtgttcaatttttatcaCGCAGTTCTTTCTGTTTCTTTTATGTACGTTTCACATaaagttttggttttttatgttgcatattttgctgtttttctgtttgtttctATCTCTGAAATGAGTGATTTTGAGAATTAAAAAGATTTTGAAGTCAACTTTGTTCAACAAACTTTTTAAACTTGAATTTCACTTATTTACTTAAAGAATAGCAACAAAAGGCTCCCTAACTcgaatattttaacaatttttttacacttttttaaaGTCCCAAAATAGTCAGTGCCACTATTGCAATAGGCTTAGTATTTTTCTgtgtatttttattcatttacgtTGTCCTGTTTCAGTTTCGTAAGGAGGTCGATGTGAATCGGAAGAAGTTTGAAGAAAGTATAGCtaaattagaaaaagaaaaacgagaATTGATAGAGCAACTAGACGATGAAAAACGCAAAAGTGAGGATCTCCAGTTCAGAGTCGAAGAAGAGTCCATCGAAAAAAGTGAACTCCAGGTacttaattttaagtttcagcagatagttttactttttttttcactgattcTACCTACTCAACAATGAATGGAAGTTCGTACTTTTGTCATTTAGGCTCTATCATACCCTTTTTACTAGTTTTTGCATTGTTGTGGAAATGATACAGTCAGTTCTTTTTATGCTAGCCATGCctgaagaaatacattgcatttttttatcaaagtcaCCATCAGAATGagcattatttttcaattttcttagcTGAAAGGTATATTAACTCCACTGGTTTTAAGCCcctcaaaaaaatgtaaataatatCATTAGTGTAGCatttattttagaattttagggagtaaaaattaaatgtccagctatttttctttggaatttgaGTTTTAAGGGAGGCATGCTTCTGAAAGCTCCCATGAAAATGCAGGTCAATCGATTTTACTGAATGACTTCTCTGACTCTGACTTCACTCTGTCATTATGTTGACCATTTTCTTGTGTCCAAAAATTGAACATTATTACTTTCATCTGTATAGGTTCACTTACTAGGCTGCAATGCCTAAAACTGAAATGAACTTTATTTTGCCTATTGTTCAACACATTTGTTTATCACATGTGTAATCGTTTGTTTTTCTCTTCCACAGACTCAAATTGAACAGCGGTCAAAAAGGGTAGCTGAATTAGAAACTTTAGTGAAAGAAGGGAATAGCAAACTTGGACAGACAGATGCTGAATCcaataaattatttgaaactgAAGAAGCGCTGTTAAAAGTGCGGGAAGAGCTGGAGGCCATCCGCAAATCATCCAAAACCAATGAAGAAACACTACGAAAACAGTTAAATGAAACTCAAACTAAACTAGACAATAGCGAAAAATTTGTCAAAGACCTACAAAACGAAGTAGAGAAACTCAGGGAAGAATCAGCCGCCAGCTTGAGTAAAACGGTTGAAGATTTGAATAACGAGATCTCCAAGCTAAGAATAGAATGCGATGAAGCTTCagacaaaatgaaaatcatGGAGCTTGAAAACACTAAATTAAAAGAGGAGGTCGAGTCTATGGAAAAGTTATCAAAATCCCACGAGGAAAGTTTGCAAAGTGAAtttaatattcaaattttgaaattcaaagagCAGATTCAGTTGTTAGAAAtagacaaaaaaagagagaaagaaaaggctGATGAACTAAGTGCGATAATAGATGAATTAAATAAGAACaaattagaagaagaaaaaaaattaagagactcTAATCTTGAATTAGAGAAGAAAATAACTTCACTTGTCAATGAATCAACGATGAATTTAGAATCAAAATCCAATAGCTAtgagaaaaaagtaaaggaCCTATTAAATGAGGTTAACGAAAAAACAAGCACGATAGAACAACTTAAATCTCAGCAAAAATTAGTGGAAGATAATGCTAAAAATCTTGAGATTAAATTACAGTTACAGCTGAATGATTTGCAAACATCTTTAGATCAAAAATCTAAAGAACTTgaacaattaaaaaaagataTGGAAGAAAAATTGTCCAATTCAAGCAAAGCGGAAGAAGATTCGCGTCTAGCTTTTGAGAAGAAATTAGGAGATAAAGTTGAAGAATGTaacaaattaaatgaaaaactatctTCGCGAGAAGTAGAAGTAACGGAACTGAAAACAGCCATGGAAACAAAGCTGtcagaatttaaaaatctggaagATAAATTATCAGAAGaattgaaaaaacgaaaatcattAGAGAATGAGCTTCAGTTAAGACTTGCCGAGAGCTCAGGTTCTGCCGAAAAAAACACAGAGCTCgctgaaactttgaaaaaacttcAGGATGAATTGGGAAGTAGCAACGAGAAACGGGAGCAACTTGAAGCCAAGTTGCTGAAAAAAGCAGAAGATTTTAAGgaacttgaagaaaaattaaaattagtccaAGCTGAGTTCTCAAACATcgaggaaaaattaagtaaaaaattagatgaatTTGAGACGGTTCAAAATAATTTAGCTTCAAAATCCTCAGAATGTGAGAAGTTAGCTGTAGAGTTAAAGGAGAAGGTGAATCTCGTAAAAACATcggaaaatgaattaaataaaatgaagggaaagcTGATTGAAGTCGAGGGAAAACACAGTGATGTAACCAAAAGTCTCGATCAACACCTACAAGAATTCAGAGAACAACAAGttgaaattgagaagaaaacaGAGGAGCTTGCTCGCATTAGTGAGGAATTGAAACTGAAAGACATTGAAATTAGCAAATCATCAGAAACCATCAAACGTAAGTTAAAAGATTCTAGTTCATGACTTCATCATATTTTACCTATTTCTACAGATAAAATTGAACTGATTCGTACTTTATTATATTACAGCTCTAAGGGCGCCTAAAAACCGCTGGAAATTCATGCCAGGAATTCCTCCTCCCATGTAACGCGCGACGCAGACCCACTGACCTCTCCCCGCTGACAGTCTCCTCCCTACCCGCCTGCCTTCCTCTCACCATGCACCGTGCCGCACGCGTTTCCCACTCCTTGGCTGCTCTCCGCATCGCGTTGCTGAGTGAGTTCAACCAGTGTCGATTCTCGACTGGTTGAGAGCGCAGCGCTATGCACCTCCTCTCGATTAAATGCTGCGATCGCTTTGGAACTCATGAAGAATTGAAGAGTGCAATCGATTCTCGAATTTTCTCGATTAATCAATTGTTGTGCCATAGAATATTCTAGGAGGCTCAGGAACATTCCGACCTGGGCGAGCAATTCCTGGCGCGCTTGCCCGAACCGACTGATGAGGCTCGTTTTCAATTATGATGTGAAGATTAGAATGCATGCATAGGCTTATTTACTTCTCCGCTTAAACTTGAATCAAGTAACTAAAACTTAAACTAAAGTAATTGTACACCTGTAAGTTCAGGAAATCAATAGCGATAAAACAGTAATTAAAAAGgatcaaacaaacaaacaacaaaaTAAGACTTTTAGTTCTAGGGACGACCTTGTGTACAGCCTCTAATCTTTAAAATATGTATTCTAAAAATATGACACAGAACAGAACCTGATTGTTTTCGAAAACTTCACTGCCTAATCTAGTAGTTGTTACTAATGATAGTCTCAGCTCCTTCTAATTAGGTGCAGTAGCTTAGCTCCAACGAAACTGATCCTGCtgtttaacttattttttatttttacccaaTATTCATTTCCAGAGTTGAACGATTCGATGGCAAATGCAGAAAGATCGATTGAAGAACAAACAGAAATTATTCGAaatttaaataatgaaaaaagtgACATGGGAAGGAAAATACAAGATTTGGAAGAAAAGTGTGAAAGCCTCATCCAGCAGAAacaaaaattggtaagtaacCTCTTTTGTAGCCTTAATTTGTGTGATGATTGATTTTTAAGTGCATTATACAAATCCATTTGctaaaatattactttttaaaTCGATTTGTTGTATCCTCTTGAGATAAACTTAGAGTATCTGAGTGGCCACTTTGTGCGTTTCactgaatttaaaatgaagattCTGAATGAGGAGACAAGAACAAAGTTACGATAGGAAACAAATCATTAGAGAAATAGATCAGTATTTGTATCACTTCTAAACCACAATCGCTGTCTACAACAAGCAGAGACAAAACACATAACGACTCAGTAGTGAAGCAGATGAGAATAGTAAGTGTAataggagggtatggattcgatcaacatgaatcaatcgacaccgattcgatcgacaaattgttaaaaaactggtgtcgattcgatcgacatgaatcgatcgaaaaattaaaacgtgattCAATAGACAttaatcgatcgacaccgattcgctcggcagttaatttaaaaacacccgtgtcgcttcgatcgacatgaatggatcgaaaactgaaaatgtgaattgatcgacaccgattcgatcgacaaaattcgattgactcacaggtttgtcaattgactcacgggtttgtcgattgactcacgggtttgtcgatcgactcacgggtttgtcgatcgattcatgtcgatccattcacgttttcatttttcgaacaattcatgtcgatcgaatccataccctccagtGTAATAAGGCTAATTGTAaatagaataataataataattaccaTCATAATATTACTATTTACGCAATGATACGATaatattacaaatatttacGAATAATATTACTATCGAAGCTAAACTCAGGTTCTGAAGAGGGAAGGAGAGGGAAATTTAGGACTGTCTGATAAACCCCTTCAGAGAAGGATGGGAGCCAGGGAGGGACGAAGGGACCTGACAGAGAAAGGGGGTCAACAAATCTAAAAATGTGCCTGGCTTCTTTGATGGACAGTCCcctatctttgaaattttgccgTATTGTACTTTCTAAATTGCAACAGATGCTTGGAAAGCTAGATATTTTACCAATGTTTTATTTACCTAATCATTGATTTATTTGTCACCTCCTTTATTTCTGCTTTTAGGAAGACAACATTTCGGAACTCATGAATAATTCCAGCAGTTCATCTGAGCAGCTGACCAGGCTTCATTCAGAGCTCAGAGAAAAAGGTCAAGAAGTTGAAGGGCTTAGAGAAGCGTTGAATGAAAAAACGAGAGCTGTTGAAAGAATTGAAGAAGACCTGCGACAGCAGTTAGAACTCCTCTCTGAAAAGAAGAGCAAATTGGAGGCTGcctcaaaagaagaaattgagaaattgAAGCAAGAGCATGCAAATAATTTAGCAGCTCTAAAAAGTACACATGAAGCATCATTAATGAATTCTTTAAATGAAATGGAGAAGGTTAAATCTGAATCGATCAGTACTGAAACAAATTTGAAAGAACAGATCAATCTTCTCATAGCAGAGAAAAAAGACCTCGAAACCAAGTTGGAGTCGTTTAAAGATAGAGAAACTCAGTTGGAATCGGAGTTGAAAGTTCTCCAAGAAGAAAAGCAGCAGATGGAAAAGGATCTAAAGGAAATCAGTGATGTGAAAGCTAAAACTGATTCTGACCTTGAGGCGCAACtagctgaaaaagaaaatagcaTAAAAAGATGCGAACACCAATTTGAAATGTTCCGACAGTCTGCCAACCTTATggaggaaaagttcaaaaagaaAGTGGAAGAACTTACTCAATCTTTATCCAAAAAAGATACTCTCCTAACCTCAGCAAATATTCAAATAGATGAGTTAAAAGTAGACTATGAGACAGCAGAGGCCAGGATACAGGATTTGAAAACTAAAGTCAgtaagaagaaagaaaagattgAAATGCTGAACAGAGAGTTACAAGATACCAAAaatattgctaaaaatttgcagactgctgtaacagaaaaaattgagttgttggAGAAACAGGAGAAAGAAATACAATGCCTCAAAGCAGAAAAAGAATCTTCCGTCCTAACTGccgaggaaaaaatcaggaaccTTGCTGATTTAGAGAAAACTCAATCACAGTTTGCTGAAAAAGAGGTTTCTTTAGTAAAAGAAATTGAGAGTCTGAAGTCTGAAAGTAATAAAATCAATGAAGACATGAAGGCCAAAGAAAATCAACTTCAAGATTTacgtacaaaaattgaaaatcttcagAGAGACAGGGTAGACAAAGAGAATGATTTGAACAAAGAAATCGAGACTTTGAACGTCGAAAAAAATCGCATTAGTCAAATACTcgaagaaaaagatgaaaaattgaaatctttaTACGCTGAGATTGAAAGTATCTCCCACAAAACGGCTGAAAAGGAAACCCTGctcaaagttaaaattgaaaatcagcAGAAAGAGTCAGAAGAACTTACAAAGCAATTAGCTGAAAAGAGTAGTCAGATTCAAATAGTTAGTTCAGAGCTTGAACTTCTGCAATCTAAAAATCACTCTCTCAACGATGAGCTGTCTGAGAAGACAAACAAGATAAAAACTCTGACTGAAGAGTTGAACTCTCTGAAACAAAGTATTGCCCAAAATAGTTCAGATAAAGACAAGATTATTtgtgagaaaaataatattatttcGGATTTGCAGCAAGAAAAAACGGCTAGTCTTAAATCTTTCAATGCCGAAGTAGAATCTTTACAAAAATCAAACAACATTTTGTCCGCTGAGTTAGCAGCTAAAAATTTGTCTCTTACTTCTTTGACGGAAGAAATAAGCAACTTGAAGCAAAACATATCAACCAATTCTGAAAACAAAGACAGTGCcttatttgaaaaagaaaaaatcattgcAGAGTTAAAAACGgaaaaagaaaatgtcaacTCTAATCTAAGCTCTCTCATCACCAAATATGAGGATTTGAAGACAAGGTTCGAGAAAGAAAGAGCTAGTCTTgaagaaaagctaaaaattaacgaaaaagaACAGAAAGCTCTGGCTGAATTGAAATCTACACTGTAAGTACTATTTCTCAATTTATTTACTATTCTATCAGTTTTTGGACCATTAAAAAACTTCCCATTAAAAATTTAGCTCATGActgaattatttaaaatcaagtGCATACTTTTTGTAATGCATACATCATGTGCAAAATTTGCTCCTTAATTGATCTTTAGAATCCCATTTTATGCAGAGCTAACAAAAAGGATAAGTTATGTCCGGCGGCTACCCTTCATAAATGCACCTCTTTCAAAATCCCTCTCATAAAACTGATTTCAttcaaagtttaatttttcagcatAAACTGATTTtaatcaagtaaaaaaaaactgccccTCCAAGTTTTCTTTTTACTCGTAGCATTGTCTTGAATCTTTATCAATATATTCACCTGACCATAAGATGTTTCAAATATTaggagcattttttgttgtaatcCGTtattaatgtaaaatttcatattttcttcttttgtgttattttaagttttcttttttattattatattttcttGCCACAGTTTTATTACAAAGAAGCACTTAAAATCGTACAAAATTAGTAACTTTAACTGTAATTTTTACATGGCTACAGAAAGGTTGAAAATGATTTAACTCGGGAACTGGAAAGGCGAATGAAAGAAGATGCTATCAAGCATCAAGAATTGTTAGCTCGGGTTGACTCTGTCCATCAGTTAACAAAGAGTTTTTCACCAGGACAGGACTCAGATTTCAGCCAATAAACAAAAGCATCTTTCAAAAACTTTCCATTTAGTGTAATTCAAGAGGTAACAAATAGAAACTACATATCTCACTGTTACATACATATCTgcaattgattttgttttttgtcttcCCTTTCTTGAGGAAACTAATGGGGCGCAAGGAGTCAAACTCAGGATTTTAGCTCCTAAATTAGCTAGAAAAAGGGTTACTTCTAATTCTTTCTTATAGTGAAAACATTAGAGGCCAAAATACACAGCAACAGCATGCGGAGTAGGGAGCAAGAAAACttttacttcattttgcaacTCTGTTAATTGAAGTGATAGCAATGGTTGTCAGACCTGTTTGACTTCTTGTTTTGACCCTCGTTTTCACATGATGAAAAGAACTCAAAGTTCGCTTGGGTGGTataatttaatttgtttcatGGTGACGGAATAATGGAGGAATTTATAGCGTCTGATACTGCTTTTCTTTAATAGCAGATGTACTATTTACTTCCACATCAGCTTTCAAAAATCGCGTAATTCTCTCGACTCGTTCATTTTTGCCAGGTGCTACATGGACCTTGTAAAGTATctaatatttttcatgttttttataTGATCCATTCATTACAGTTTGGTTTTTTCTCAACAGTTTCCAgttctttaaaatgtttgccTTCTTAAGTCTGCATTCTGTAATTTCTGTGCCTCTTAGTGCCTCAGTTTAACCCATCTACTCGTAGGTAGTAAGAACCAGCTTTCTCATGAAACTTAGGTGCTATTGTAAATATGCTTAATAGTCACAGCATTTTTGCCCAAATAGCTCTTAAGATCATAACAAACATTTAGTAAATAATCCATCCTTAtcaatcaagaaaattttgtaaaaatatttacaaaatttaccctaaaaatatttacaagactGGGGAGAGTCGAAATATGATTATGGATTGAGATaaatgctgaaaaaattcagtcaaataATTTAACATCCTCTGAGAGGAATATTCATGTATTCAAGCTATAATTTTTCCCAAATCCTTTTGTCATAATAGTCTTCCATTTGCTGTGCATTTCATTCAATCCTCATTCTTTGCTGCCCAAAATGAGAGAAAGCTTTTGACGAAGTTCGTGAAATCAGCACGGGCCAGCGGGAACACAAGAAAACATTCTGCTGAGCTCGCCATTATTCAGGGTGATTTTGGACCTGTTTTCGTAGGAGGAACCTATTTGCATAtccaaaaaataagtaaatgagTCAGTCCAAGCACTAATGGGCTAATATTCACGGTCACTATTTCAGTTCCAGGGCATCCCTGCGTACAATGATTGACTGTTTTAAACCCTAGTGTTGTTCAATTGCTCCCCAACAACTAATGCATCAGTAACGTTGACTGTGTGTAGGTTAAAAGTTGACCTGTTTCtttggaaataaatattttttatcatcaaacaTCTCCGTGGAATAAGAGATACTACATTtccggaaaaaaaggaaagggggCATAGGTTTCTTTCATCATGTTTTCtcactgatttttgtttttttatttcgttGCTTCGAAACCCGCTCTCTCTTCCCCCTCCTGCTCTCGCTCCCGATCTTATAATTGAAGAGTATGCACCCACCTCTGCAACACAGGAGCTACCATAACTAAAACCAAGCGATTCGTTGGTACTACTAGCTGATGGCTAGTAATTATTCGCCAGAAGTAGCTTAGTTGTTAATCGTCTGCACCATGACAGCAGCAAAATCataacttgaaaaattttacttaaatcatTTTCATCAGTAAAAATCCACTCTCCGATCTAGAAATTCATGACAAATTTGTAATCTCTGATAGTATTCCCTTTCAGTATTCTTATTCGTATGATGTCATTGAGATTTTCTCGTGCCAGTTTTAGAACCTTTAACTTAAATTTAAGGTCAATCACAGGGAAAGTTAAGGCTTCCAGTATATCAGTAGACAGCTCTGTCCCTTCAACAGGTCTGTTGCGAATGAACTCAACACCATGAACTGAGATAGACTCAACATGAAATGGAGAGTCCACTAAGCCAAATAACCTTGTTACTGGCCGGATAAGGAGACAAACTTTgaacaaataattttgctcactTTTTTATCCTAAAggaatagtttatttttttccacaatattaaatttaaatttgtcaTTGTGACAAAAGACCATGATGTAATTTGTTTAAGTTCAATAGgtattgaagaataaaaaatctttcATCAGTATGGTACTAAGAAATGAAGATTTAGCTGTCAGTATAGTGGAACGAATAACAGTAAAACAATCTCAGTAAATGTAAATCCCCTTTTACTGGTGGGAAAGATTTTGATTAACGTGTGCTTTTTTCTCCATGTCACcttttaagttttgaaattttttgaaaatgttcatgttcagtgcttttgaagatttttattcACAAAAATACTGAATAGAACATTACCtcagcattattttcttttttctgatttcagaGAGAAGGAGAGTGAAGCAAGCAAGAAGCAGATAATTGAAATGAGCCATACATTAAATACTAAGAATGAGGAAATGTCATCGATGATATCAGAACTGGACACATTAAGGAGAGCCATGGTTGATGCAGCACAAGTTCAATCTGAATTAAACGCTCTGAAGTTTGAGAGAGACGAACTTTTGATCAAACTTGGTTCTGTGCAAGCATCGGCAACTCAATCTCTAATTGATGCTAAAAGCGGAGGTAGCTTACTTTATCACATTTTTTATCACCACTTTCaggatattttatgaaaaagactgaaaatttgaaatatcttGAAACTTCAACTCTGGAAAGACAACCATTAGCGCTGCACATGATATCAAACTTTGCCTCAGTTTGGTTTGGGGCTCATTGCTTTGAGTACATTCTGAgcactattttttcatttttgaatagtAAATCCAGACGAATATTTTACAATGATGAACAGTTGTAATTTTAGTTAATTGAATGATAAATACCTGAAGTAAGAGGGTTCATATGTTTCTGTAATTTGCAGTGAAATTAatgccaaaatttttttgcagttttacgtATGCATTTTGTTGATGAATTGAGTCAGGGAACTTTGATGATTTTGTTCTGAGAGatcctggaaaagtcaggaaatgcTTCTCTGAAAAGTCTGTAGACACCTTGTATGTACCTTATACATGTTATATTAGCGTGCCAAAATAACCTTATGGATGGGGCAGCAATTCAACTATAGCAGAAAGTACACGCTATTCAATAcattaaatgcgtttttctctaAACTGTGATCTCAACTGTGAGTCAGCCTTCTCACCAAGGAAATTCTCAATAAGGGAAATCTTGCTATTAAAGTCGCTTTGTGTTTGCACAGATCCTGCCTTCAAGCAGTTACTAGAAGAGAAAGAATTAGCCGACAGCCAGGTTAATTTCTTGAATTCCATCATAGCTGACCAGCAAAAGAAACTTGACTCTCTTAACAATCAGCTGGAACAACTTTATCTGGATCCCAACACAGC is a window from the Bemisia tabaci chromosome 5, PGI_BMITA_v3 genome containing:
- the CLIP-190 gene encoding uncharacterized protein CLIP-190 isoform X19 codes for the protein MRVSLRDILLDGNKTSIRKLSDDLIKTRLSDASVVLTEDTDSFIIGDRVWVGGAKPGQIAYIGETQFGPGEWAGIVLDEPIGKNDGSVAGVRYFQCEPKKGVFSRLTRLTKHSLDSGTLTGLLTGTADARKSSISTPQPRKYSAASTPSMVSPTSSVKSYSLTTPSRKASSGELKVGDRVIVSSNQGSKAGILRYKGPVDFQPGEWCGVELDEPMGKNDGSVAGRRYFECAPNFGLFAQSSKVSRSPIGANRRPSCAVHNSAIKRSGSRESLQSSFSTSTAASGIPTMRKPAIRASVPATPSRTPLQDVLKEKNAYIEQLLKEQELARSQFTKAATQVGDTELKLNTLQIEFDQFRKEVDVNRKKFEESIAKLEKEKRELIEQLDDEKRKSEDLQFRVEEESIEKSELQTQIEQRSKRVAELETLVKEGNSKLGQTDAESNKLFETEEALLKVREELEAIRKSSKTNEETLRKQLNETQTKLDNSEKFVKDLQNEVEKLREESAASLSKTVEDLNNEISKLRIECDEASDKMKIMELENTKLKEEVESMEKLSKSHEESLQSEFNIQILKFKEQIQLLEIDKKREKEKADELSAIIDELNKNKLEEEKKLRDSNLELEKKITSLVNESTMNLESKSNSYEKKVKDLLNEVNEKTSTIEQLKSQQKLVEDNAKNLEIKLQLQLNDLQTSLDQKSKELEQLKKDMEEKLSNSSKAEEDSRLAFEKKLGDKVEECNKLNEKLSSREVEVTELKTAMETKLSEFKNLEDKLSEELKKRKSLENELQLRLAESSGSAEKNTELAETLKKLQDELGSSNEKREQLEAKLLKKAEDFKELEEKLKLVQAEFSNIEEKLSKKLDEFETVQNNLASKSSECEKLAVELKEKVNLVKTSENELNKMKGKLIEVEGKHSDVTKSLDQHLQEFREQQVEIEKKTEELARISEELKLKDIEISKSSETIKQLNDSMANAERSIEEQTEIIRNLNNEKSDMGRKIQDLEEKCESLIQQKQKLEDNISELMNNSSSSSEQLTRLHSELREKGQEVEGLREALNEKTRAVERIEEDLRQQLELLSEKKSKLEAASKEEIEKLKQEHANNLAALKSTHEASLMNSLNEMEKVKSESISTETNLKEQINLLIAEKKDLETKLESFKDRETQLESELKVLQEEKQQMEKDLKEISDVKAKTDSDLEAQLAEKENSIKRCEHQFEMFRQSANLMEEKFKKKVEELTQSLSKKDTLLTSANIQIDELKVDYETAEARIQDLKTKVSKKKEKIEMLNRELQDTKNIAKNLQTAVTEKIELLEKQEKEIQCLKAEKESSVLTAEEKIRNLADLEKTQSQFAEKEVSLVKEIESLKSESNKINEDMKAKENQLQDLRTKIENLQRDRVDKENDLNKEIETLNVEKNRISQILEEKDEKLKSLYAEIESISHKTAEKETLLKVKIENQQKESEELTKQLAEKSSQIQIVSSELELLQSKNHSLNDELSEKTNKIKTLTEELNSLKQSIAQNSSDKDKIICEKNNIISDLQQEKTASLKSFNAEVESLQKSNNILSAELAAKNLSLTSLTEEISNLKQNISTNSENKDSALFEKEKIIAELKTEKENVNSNLSSLITKYEDLKTRFEKERASLEEKLKINEKEQKALAELKSTLEKESEASKKQIIEMSHTLNTKNEEMSSMISELDTLRRAMVDAAQVQSELNALKFERDELLIKLGSVQASATQSLIDAKSGDPAFKQLLEEKELADSQVNFLNSIIADQQKKLDSLNNQLEQLYLDPNTAFNPVKEKKIPAPRLFCDICDEFDLHETEDCPQQASESPPPERRTKTGVKPEPRPYCENCEVFGHDTEDCDKDETY